In Spirochaetota bacterium, one DNA window encodes the following:
- a CDS encoding MFS transporter: protein MNKETNQSGSIRYNRNVVLTGFTSFFTDVSSEMIYPLIQAFVAVIMASQKALLGPVLGIIEGVAESTASLLKVVAGYYSDRMEKRKAPAIAGYSLSAVAKVLLFAASAGWALVLLSRFFDRVGKGIRTAPRDALISESMPKELQGKAFGFQRAMDFAGAFLGTLICYFLVERFMDPVTKTVRDLDAFYTLFLISIIPAFIGVLFLFFARETAGSGKKGNDRPKPNLDIRKYDRNLRIFFLAQFLFTLGNSSNQFLLLRSMDLGYMLSTVILMYVIFNFTTSSLSSAFGSLSDRIGRKKLLIAGYLLYAAVYIAFGFITPSTGFLLWIFWPLYGLYYAMTEGVEKAFVADIAPENSRATALGFYHTIIGIGLLPASVIAGLLFTAHPGSPFIFGGALAVLTVLILGFGVKEKETA from the coding sequence ATGAATAAAGAGACAAATCAATCAGGATCGATCAGGTACAACCGGAACGTGGTCCTCACCGGGTTCACGTCGTTCTTCACCGATGTTTCTTCGGAGATGATTTACCCCCTGATACAGGCCTTCGTGGCGGTGATCATGGCGTCGCAGAAGGCCCTCCTGGGGCCAGTCCTGGGGATCATCGAGGGCGTCGCCGAATCCACGGCGAGCCTCCTCAAGGTAGTCGCCGGCTACTATTCCGACAGGATGGAGAAACGGAAGGCCCCGGCCATTGCGGGATATTCGCTCTCCGCTGTGGCCAAGGTGCTCCTCTTTGCCGCCTCGGCCGGATGGGCCCTGGTGCTCCTGTCACGGTTCTTCGACCGGGTGGGGAAGGGGATCCGCACCGCCCCGCGGGACGCCCTCATCTCGGAATCGATGCCGAAGGAGCTCCAGGGAAAGGCCTTCGGGTTCCAGCGGGCCATGGATTTCGCCGGCGCCTTCCTGGGCACCCTGATATGCTATTTCCTGGTGGAGCGCTTCATGGACCCGGTGACGAAAACCGTCAGGGACCTGGACGCCTTCTATACTCTCTTTCTCATTTCCATCATACCGGCCTTCATCGGTGTGCTGTTCCTCTTTTTCGCCAGGGAAACCGCCGGTTCCGGAAAGAAAGGGAACGACAGGCCGAAGCCGAATCTGGACATCAGGAAATATGACAGGAACCTGCGCATCTTTTTCCTGGCCCAGTTCCTCTTCACCCTGGGCAACTCGTCGAACCAGTTTCTCCTCCTCCGGAGCATGGACCTCGGCTACATGCTTTCCACGGTCATCCTGATGTATGTCATCTTTAACTTCACCACCTCGTCCCTTTCCTCGGCCTTCGGATCGCTGTCGGACAGGATCGGCAGGAAGAAGCTCCTCATCGCCGGCTATCTCCTGTACGCCGCCGTGTACATCGCCTTCGGGTTCATCACCCCGTCCACCGGCTTTCTCCTCTGGATCTTCTGGCCCCTCTACGGCCTCTACTACGCCATGACGGAAGGGGTGGAAAAGGCCTTCGTGGCGGACATCGCCCCGGAGAACTCCCGGGCCACGGCCCTCGGCTTTTATCACACCATCATCGGCATCGGCCTCCTTCCGGCCAGCGTGATCGCCGGCCTCCTCTTCACGGCCCATCCGGGATCCCCCTTCATCTTCGGCGGGGCCCTGGCGGTGCTCACGGTGCTGATCCTGGGCTTCGGCGTGAAGGAGAAGGAGACGGCGTAA
- a CDS encoding magnesium transporter CorA family protein: MASTKSFFHVPPDGTPVAVPDLDSALKTLGDGGYLWLNLLDPAREDLEALAAPFGIHPLAIEDCLDDEQIPKIEDYPTNTFILFNKFNYESRELFINEVDLFLGKNFLILVSHNIHGDPNFLDRLEQMAGLDRENVLQGPDYLLHVIMDYLVDQKFETIGSLRDELDGIEERIIDEIALFRPEELMRLRRSLLMLRKSIIHEREILVKICRKDSRFINEKSIYEFRDIYDHLSKFFEEAEIYREMISSFMEMYLSMMNTRMSMAANRTNRVVRRLTMITTIFMPMTLLSGIGGMSEWSMMTGSENWKVAYPVFLLLMMLVGIGSYLILKRLEGRDNDSGE, encoded by the coding sequence ATGGCGTCAACCAAATCTTTTTTTCACGTTCCCCCCGACGGTACTCCCGTCGCGGTTCCCGACCTGGACTCCGCGCTGAAGACGCTCGGGGACGGCGGATACCTGTGGCTCAACCTCCTTGATCCGGCCCGGGAAGACCTGGAGGCCCTCGCCGCGCCCTTCGGCATCCATCCCCTCGCCATAGAGGATTGCCTTGACGACGAGCAGATCCCGAAAATCGAGGATTATCCCACCAACACCTTTATCCTTTTCAACAAGTTCAACTACGAATCCAGGGAGCTTTTTATCAACGAGGTTGACCTTTTCCTGGGAAAGAACTTTCTAATCCTGGTGAGCCATAACATCCACGGCGACCCGAATTTCCTGGACCGGCTGGAGCAGATGGCGGGCCTTGACCGGGAGAACGTGCTCCAGGGCCCCGATTATCTCCTCCACGTGATCATGGACTACCTGGTGGACCAGAAATTCGAAACCATCGGGTCCCTGCGGGACGAGCTTGACGGGATCGAGGAGCGCATTATCGACGAGATCGCTCTTTTCAGGCCTGAAGAGCTGATGCGCCTGAGAAGGAGCCTCCTCATGCTGCGTAAAAGCATCATCCATGAGCGGGAGATACTGGTGAAGATCTGCCGGAAGGATTCCCGTTTCATCAATGAAAAGTCTATCTACGAATTCCGCGACATCTACGACCACCTGTCGAAATTCTTCGAAGAGGCGGAGATATACCGGGAGATGATATCAAGCTTCATGGAAATGTACCTGTCGATGATGAATACCCGGATGTCCATGGCGGCCAACAGGACCAACCGGGTCGTCAGGCGCCTGACCATGATCACGACGATCTTCATGCCCATGACCCTTCTCTCCGGCATCGGCGGCATGTCCGAATGGAGCATGATGACGGGGTCGGAAAACTGGAAGGTGGCCTATCCCGTGTTCCTGTTACTCATGATGCTGGTCGGGATCGGGAGCTACCTGATACTTAAAAGGCTTGAAGGCAGGGACAACGACAGTGGAGAATGA
- a CDS encoding phenylacetate--CoA ligase, with product MIYNAKYESMPRDELVQLQVERLQSTLNRVYRNVAFYKDSFDENKIDIGTIRSIDDMRRLPFTTKEDLRKSYPYNMFAVPLRDIVRIHSTTGRTGIPIAIGYTRNDILHWSELVARVLAGAGVTDNDFVQIAFDYNMFTGGFGLHYGAEKIGASVIPSSQSGNVQRQIHIMKDYKTTVLLSTPSYALRIASNLREMGIHPDELNLKTGLFGAEPWGEETKSRIEERLHLSAFNIYGINEMMGPGVSGECAERNGLHINEDHYIVEIIDPLTWEPLPHGEEGELVITTITREGFPLIRYRTGDLTSIIEERCPCGRTTLRMRRVGARSDDMVVINGINVFPTQVGEALKRATGFDPRFQIVIEDVEGEDVMEIQVEVLDKMFDDEVKKLLSLKNSIGVTMERELGCVARITFVEQNTLVLYSEGKVRSVIDKR from the coding sequence ATGATCTACAACGCCAAGTATGAATCGATGCCGCGCGACGAGCTGGTGCAGCTCCAGGTCGAGCGGCTGCAGAGCACCCTGAACAGGGTCTATCGCAACGTCGCCTTCTATAAGGATTCCTTCGACGAGAACAAGATCGACATCGGGACGATCCGAAGCATAGACGACATGAGGCGGCTCCCCTTCACCACGAAGGAGGACCTGAGGAAAAGCTATCCCTACAACATGTTCGCCGTGCCCCTCAGGGACATCGTGCGCATTCATTCCACCACCGGCAGGACCGGCATCCCCATCGCCATCGGCTATACCAGGAACGACATCCTCCACTGGTCCGAGCTCGTGGCCCGGGTCCTCGCCGGCGCGGGCGTCACGGACAACGACTTCGTGCAGATCGCCTTCGACTACAACATGTTCACCGGCGGGTTCGGCCTCCATTACGGCGCTGAGAAGATCGGCGCGTCGGTCATCCCGTCGTCGCAGTCGGGCAACGTGCAGCGGCAGATCCACATCATGAAGGACTACAAGACCACGGTGCTCCTGTCGACCCCCAGCTACGCCCTGCGCATCGCCAGCAACCTCCGCGAGATGGGGATCCATCCCGACGAGCTCAACCTGAAGACCGGCCTCTTCGGCGCGGAGCCGTGGGGAGAGGAGACCAAGTCCCGGATCGAGGAGCGGCTCCATCTCTCGGCCTTCAATATTTACGGGATCAACGAGATGATGGGCCCCGGCGTGTCCGGGGAATGCGCCGAGAGGAACGGCCTCCACATCAACGAGGACCATTATATCGTGGAGATCATCGACCCCCTCACCTGGGAGCCCCTGCCCCACGGCGAGGAGGGGGAGCTGGTCATCACCACCATAACCAGGGAGGGATTCCCCCTCATCCGCTACCGCACCGGCGACCTTACGTCGATCATCGAGGAGCGGTGCCCCTGCGGCCGGACGACCCTCCGCATGCGCCGGGTCGGGGCCCGGTCCGATGACATGGTCGTCATCAACGGCATCAACGTGTTCCCGACCCAGGTCGGCGAGGCGCTGAAAAGGGCGACCGGCTTCGATCCCCGCTTCCAGATCGTCATCGAGGACGTGGAGGGCGAGGACGTCATGGAGATCCAGGTGGAGGTCCTGGACAAGATGTTCGACGACGAGGTGAAAAAGCTCCTTTCGCTGAAGAACTCCATCGGCGTGACGATGGAGCGCGAGCTGGGCTGCGTCGCCAGGATCACCTTCGTGGAGCAGAACACGCTCGTCCTCTATTCCGAGGGAAAGGTGCGGAGCGTCATCGACAAGCGGTAA
- a CDS encoding ABC transporter ATP-binding protein, with amino-acid sequence MLKIRNLYSGYGSLRVLKGVSLHVNPGEIVTIIGGNGSGKSTLLSTVAGIVPALEGEIVFNGGEISAVAPEKIVAAGCSLVPEGRLVFSTMTVRENLVLGAYTRLRGDRRIDLDAELGVIFAMFPRLRERERQLGGTLSGGEQQMLAIGRALMARPRLIMLDEPSMGLAPIIVKGIFEEIRKLRDAGNTILLVEQNARAALRIADRGYVIETGQMVLEGTSEELLNNNDVQRAYLGKDYRSISE; translated from the coding sequence ATGCTTAAGATACGGAACCTCTATTCGGGCTACGGCAGCCTCAGGGTGCTGAAGGGGGTATCCCTCCACGTGAATCCCGGGGAGATCGTGACCATCATCGGCGGGAACGGCTCCGGGAAGAGCACGCTCCTGAGCACCGTGGCGGGGATCGTCCCGGCCCTGGAGGGCGAGATCGTCTTCAACGGCGGGGAGATATCCGCCGTGGCGCCGGAAAAGATCGTCGCCGCCGGGTGCTCCCTCGTGCCGGAGGGGCGCCTGGTCTTCAGCACCATGACGGTGCGGGAAAACCTGGTGCTGGGGGCCTATACCCGCCTCCGCGGCGACCGGCGCATCGACCTTGACGCGGAGCTCGGCGTCATATTCGCGATGTTCCCGCGCCTCAGGGAGCGGGAGCGCCAGCTGGGCGGCACCCTCTCGGGGGGCGAGCAGCAGATGCTGGCCATCGGCAGGGCCCTCATGGCCAGGCCGAGGCTCATCATGCTCGACGAGCCCTCCATGGGACTGGCGCCGATCATCGTGAAGGGCATCTTCGAGGAGATACGGAAGCTCCGCGACGCGGGCAACACGATCCTGCTGGTGGAGCAGAACGCGCGCGCGGCCCTGAGAATCGCCGACCGCGGCTACGTGATCGAGACCGGGCAGATGGTCCTGGAGGGCACGTCCGAGGAGCTGCTGAACAACAACGACGTGCAGCGGGCCTACCTGGGTAAGGATTATCGGAGTATCAGCGAGTAA
- a CDS encoding ABC transporter ATP-binding protein, with product MSYVQIHDMCRSFGGLRAVDGVSFDVERNAIKAVIGPNGAGKTTLFNLIAGSLAPDAGEAFIGGVPIHNLPPYRIARHGVSRTFQNIKLFSHMTVLENVMIGRHIRSGAGFIQAMLHLPQSRKEERAIRESSMELLAMMGIGDLAEQEATSLAFGKQRIVEIARALATEPSLLLLDEPAAGLNIYETAQISDMIRKIREKGITVLVIEHDMSLVMNISDEIVVLSSGKKIAEGVPVDIQKNDEVIRVYLGEEDA from the coding sequence ATGAGCTACGTCCAGATACATGACATGTGCCGCTCCTTCGGCGGCCTCAGGGCAGTCGACGGGGTCTCCTTCGATGTCGAGCGGAACGCCATCAAGGCGGTCATCGGCCCCAACGGCGCCGGCAAGACCACGCTCTTCAACCTCATCGCCGGGTCCCTGGCGCCCGACGCGGGGGAGGCCTTTATCGGCGGCGTCCCGATCCACAACCTGCCGCCGTACCGGATCGCGCGGCACGGGGTCTCGCGCACCTTCCAGAACATCAAGCTCTTTTCGCACATGACCGTCCTGGAGAACGTCATGATCGGTAGGCACATTCGGAGCGGCGCCGGCTTTATACAGGCCATGCTCCACCTTCCCCAGTCGAGGAAAGAGGAGCGCGCCATCAGGGAGAGCTCCATGGAGCTTCTCGCGATGATGGGGATCGGCGACCTGGCCGAGCAGGAGGCGACGAGCCTCGCCTTCGGCAAGCAGCGGATCGTCGAGATAGCCAGGGCCCTGGCCACGGAGCCGTCGCTCCTTCTCCTGGATGAGCCCGCGGCGGGGCTGAACATCTACGAGACGGCCCAGATATCCGACATGATACGGAAGATCAGGGAAAAGGGCATCACCGTGCTGGTCATCGAGCACGACATGTCCCTGGTCATGAACATATCCGACGAGATCGTGGTGCTTTCCTCCGGGAAGAAGATCGCCGAGGGCGTGCCCGTTGACATCCAGAAGAACGACGAGGTGATCCGCGTCTACCTGGGGGAAGAAGATGCTTAA
- a CDS encoding branched-chain amino acid ABC transporter permease: MKKHIPVLGLIAGIILFQVVVSLMGREFYLTQLTMAAYYCLVILGLTVLMGYAGQISMGHAAFFAMGGYTTAVLTTRNLMDIKDSAIVEAARNIGLTVVETNTYGSSIEHLSPWVSLAAAVVLTAAVAFLIGIPILKLKGHYLAMATLGFGIIVYRIVLGARVFGEADGISDIPPFRIIGGLTVCGDPALRVQNFYIASFLVVVGVVLLMNLIDSRVGRALRSIHGSEEAANAMGVDTGRYKLFVFVLSAVFASVAGVFLTHFNGGVGPSEADVMKSVTYVAIVAVGGMANLWGALLMGVVLNYLSLRGYFGTYDEFVFGSILIVIMLFFPEGLLKMENARILGRAAARLRKRSGSGDKK; the protein is encoded by the coding sequence ATGAAAAAGCATATCCCGGTCCTCGGCCTTATCGCCGGCATCATCCTGTTCCAGGTCGTCGTCTCGCTGATGGGCCGCGAATTCTACCTTACCCAGCTCACCATGGCCGCGTATTATTGCCTGGTGATCCTGGGCCTCACGGTCCTCATGGGGTACGCGGGACAGATATCCATGGGACACGCCGCATTTTTCGCCATGGGCGGCTACACCACTGCGGTGCTCACCACCCGCAACCTCATGGACATCAAGGACAGCGCCATCGTGGAGGCGGCGCGAAATATCGGCCTCACGGTGGTGGAAACGAACACCTACGGAAGCAGCATAGAGCACCTTTCCCCCTGGGTGTCCCTGGCGGCCGCCGTGGTTCTGACCGCGGCCGTGGCCTTCCTGATCGGCATACCGATCCTCAAGCTCAAGGGCCATTACCTGGCCATGGCGACCCTGGGCTTCGGCATCATCGTGTACCGCATCGTGCTGGGAGCACGCGTGTTCGGAGAGGCCGACGGCATCTCCGATATTCCGCCCTTCCGGATCATCGGCGGCCTTACCGTGTGCGGCGACCCGGCCCTGCGGGTGCAGAACTTTTACATAGCGTCGTTCCTGGTGGTCGTGGGGGTGGTCCTCCTCATGAACCTGATCGACTCCCGGGTGGGTCGGGCCCTCCGCTCGATCCACGGGAGCGAGGAGGCGGCCAACGCCATGGGCGTGGACACTGGGCGCTACAAGCTCTTCGTGTTCGTCCTCTCGGCCGTGTTCGCCAGCGTGGCAGGGGTGTTCCTCACCCATTTCAACGGCGGGGTGGGGCCGTCCGAGGCGGACGTGATGAAATCGGTCACCTATGTGGCCATCGTGGCGGTGGGGGGCATGGCGAACCTCTGGGGGGCGCTCCTCATGGGCGTCGTGCTCAACTACCTGTCGCTGCGGGGATATTTCGGCACCTACGACGAATTCGTCTTCGGGAGCATACTCATAGTGATCATGCTTTTCTTTCCCGAGGGCTTATTAAAAATGGAGAACGCCCGCATCCTGGGCCGCGCCGCGGCCCGGTTGAGGAAAAGATCAGGCTCCGGTGACAAAAAATGA
- a CDS encoding branched-chain amino acid ABC transporter permease: MSPEHLLQYILSGITNGSIYAIVAIGFNIIYNTTGIINFAQGEFVMLGGMTAITLSAFMPLPAAILAAVVITSFVGALIDFFIIRRLKSPSVLNMIIVTIGLSIVIREIALHIWDEKVRSLPYFTGNEVTSINLLGAYISPQVLWVLGVSAVIVAFLGAFFKFTLTGRSMRACASSITAARLCGINTRNMVTMSFMLSAAIGALAGCVISPITQTQYDCGTSLAIKGFTVAILGGLGNSTGAIIGGIIIGLLEAFSISVMPLAYKDAIAIAILLIILFVKPSGLLGVREAAELKEF; encoded by the coding sequence ATGTCCCCTGAGCACTTATTACAATATATCCTTTCCGGCATAACCAACGGCAGCATTTACGCCATTGTGGCCATCGGCTTCAATATCATTTACAACACGACGGGCATAATCAATTTCGCCCAGGGGGAGTTCGTCATGCTCGGCGGCATGACCGCCATCACCCTTTCGGCTTTCATGCCGCTCCCCGCCGCCATCCTGGCCGCGGTGGTCATCACCTCCTTCGTGGGCGCCCTCATCGACTTTTTCATCATCCGGCGGCTGAAAAGCCCCTCGGTCCTCAACATGATCATCGTCACCATCGGCCTTTCCATCGTGATCCGGGAGATCGCGCTCCACATATGGGACGAGAAGGTCCGGTCCCTTCCCTATTTCACCGGCAACGAGGTCACTTCCATCAACCTGCTGGGCGCCTATATTTCGCCGCAGGTGCTATGGGTCCTGGGCGTCTCCGCCGTGATCGTCGCCTTCCTGGGGGCCTTCTTCAAGTTCACCCTGACGGGCCGGTCCATGCGGGCCTGCGCGTCCAGCATCACCGCGGCCCGGCTCTGCGGCATCAACACGCGGAACATGGTCACCATGTCCTTCATGCTGAGCGCCGCCATCGGCGCCCTGGCGGGGTGCGTCATTTCCCCCATCACCCAGACCCAGTACGATTGCGGCACCTCCCTCGCCATCAAGGGCTTCACCGTGGCCATCCTGGGGGGGCTGGGCAACAGCACCGGCGCCATCATCGGCGGCATCATCATCGGGCTCCTGGAAGCCTTCAGCATAAGCGTGATGCCCCTGGCCTACAAGGACGCCATCGCCATCGCCATTCTCCTGATCATCCTCTTTGTCAAGCCGAGCGGTCTCCTGGGCGTGCGGGAAGCGGCGGAGCTCAAGGAATTTTAA
- a CDS encoding ABC transporter substrate-binding protein: AFSCKKQSGETIKIGAIFAVTGPASFLGAPEAKTAQMMIDDINNNGGIGGKQLKLIIKDSAGNPEKAISFAKQLIEEDKVFAIVGPSTSGETMKIKSICEDAKTVLVSCAAAELIVNPVAKYVFKSPQKDSHAAEKIFEVMKKKGITKIGVVSSNDGFGVAGKEQLEKLAPARGITILISEVYDKKATDLTGVLTKLKGKNVQAVVNWSIVPAQSIVAKNMKQLNMAVPLFQSHGFGNIKYVKEAGEAAEGIIFPSGRLLIADSLPENHPQKALLMKYKKDYESKYGEDASTFGGHGYDALLILVEAIKKAGADKEKVRDAIENMKGLAGTAGVFNFSPQDHNGLDINAFDVLTVKGGKFVKYE; the protein is encoded by the coding sequence GCGTTTTCATGCAAAAAGCAGAGCGGTGAGACCATCAAGATCGGCGCGATCTTCGCGGTGACCGGCCCGGCGTCGTTCCTGGGCGCCCCCGAGGCGAAGACTGCCCAGATGATGATCGATGACATAAACAATAACGGCGGAATCGGCGGCAAGCAGCTCAAGCTGATCATCAAGGATTCCGCGGGGAACCCCGAAAAGGCGATATCCTTCGCCAAGCAGCTCATAGAGGAAGACAAGGTCTTCGCCATTGTCGGGCCGTCCACCAGCGGCGAAACGATGAAGATCAAGTCCATCTGCGAGGACGCAAAGACGGTCCTCGTCTCCTGCGCCGCGGCCGAGCTGATCGTGAACCCGGTGGCGAAATACGTGTTCAAGTCGCCGCAGAAGGACAGCCACGCCGCCGAGAAGATCTTTGAGGTGATGAAGAAAAAAGGCATCACGAAGATCGGAGTCGTGTCGAGCAACGACGGCTTCGGCGTGGCAGGCAAGGAACAGCTGGAGAAGCTGGCCCCGGCCAGGGGCATAACGATCCTGATCAGCGAGGTCTACGACAAGAAGGCCACGGACCTGACCGGCGTCCTCACGAAGCTCAAGGGAAAGAACGTGCAGGCCGTGGTGAACTGGTCCATCGTGCCGGCCCAGTCCATCGTCGCCAAGAACATGAAGCAGCTCAACATGGCGGTGCCCCTGTTCCAGAGCCACGGCTTCGGGAACATCAAGTACGTCAAGGAAGCGGGCGAGGCGGCCGAAGGGATCATCTTCCCCAGCGGCAGGCTCCTCATAGCGGATTCGCTGCCGGAGAACCATCCCCAGAAGGCCCTGCTGATGAAATACAAGAAGGACTATGAATCGAAGTACGGCGAGGACGCCAGCACCTTCGGCGGCCATGGCTATGACGCGCTCCTTATCCTGGTCGAGGCCATCAAGAAGGCCGGCGCGGACAAGGAGAAGGTCCGCGACGCGATCGAGAACATGAAGGGCCTCGCCGGGACCGCCGGCGTATTCAATTTTTCACCGCAGGATCACAATGGACTTGACATAAACGCCTTTGATGTGCTCACCGTTAAGGGCGGCAAGTTCGTAAAATACGAGTAA
- a CDS encoding ABC transporter substrate-binding protein: MSLKKFCIIVICLALLPLSFSCKKRSGETIKIGAIFAVTGPASFLGSPEAKTAQMMVDDINGKGGVNGKNLELVVKDSAGSPEKAISFAKQLIEEDKVFAIIGPSTSGETMKIKTICEDAKMILISCAAAEVITNPVAKYIFKVAQNDSFGAQKICEVMKKKGITKIGLVSSNDGYGIAGKEQMEKAAARNGIAVLISEVYDKKATDLTGVLTKLKAKNVQAVVNWSIVPAQSIVPKNMKQLNMDMTLFQSSGFGNIKYAREAGEAGEGIIFPCGRLLIAESL; this comes from the coding sequence ATGTCGTTAAAAAAATTCTGTATCATAGTGATATGCCTGGCGCTGCTTCCTTTGAGCTTTTCGTGCAAAAAGCGGAGCGGTGAGACCATCAAGATCGGCGCGATCTTCGCGGTGACCGGGCCGGCTTCGTTCCTGGGGTCTCCGGAGGCGAAGACCGCCCAGATGATGGTCGACGATATCAACGGGAAAGGAGGCGTCAACGGCAAGAACCTGGAGCTCGTGGTCAAGGATTCGGCCGGGAGCCCCGAAAAGGCGATTTCCTTCGCCAAGCAGCTCATTGAAGAAGACAAGGTCTTCGCCATCATCGGGCCGTCCACCAGCGGCGAAACGATGAAGATAAAGACCATCTGCGAGGACGCAAAGATGATCCTCATCTCCTGCGCGGCCGCGGAAGTGATCACGAACCCGGTGGCGAAATACATCTTCAAGGTGGCCCAGAACGACAGCTTCGGGGCCCAGAAGATCTGCGAGGTGATGAAAAAGAAAGGGATCACGAAGATCGGCCTCGTGTCGAGCAACGACGGATACGGCATCGCCGGCAAGGAGCAGATGGAAAAAGCCGCGGCCAGGAACGGCATCGCGGTCCTGATCAGCGAGGTCTACGACAAGAAGGCCACGGACCTGACCGGCGTCCTCACCAAGCTCAAGGCGAAGAACGTCCAGGCCGTGGTGAACTGGTCCATCGTGCCGGCCCAGTCCATCGTACCGAAGAACATGAAACAGCTCAACATGGACATGACCCTGTTCCAGAGCAGCGGCTTCGGGAACATCAAGTACGCCCGGGAGGCCGGCGAGGCCGGCGAGGGGATCATCTTCCCCTGCGGGCGGCTCCTCATCGCGGAATCGCTG
- a CDS encoding flavin reductase family protein, with protein sequence MAKLQWKPSTILSPVPVTMVTCADSRGAPNIITIAWTGTVNSDPPMVSISVRPERYSHGLIVEQRQFVINLVTRGLVRAADFCGVKSGRTVDKFKALKLTAEPASVVQVPIIAESPVNIECEVADIIPLGSHDLFLARVVAVNVDETLIDQKGKLCMERAGLACYNHGDYCGLGRPMGYFGYSVRRRKKLKRNK encoded by the coding sequence ATGGCAAAACTGCAATGGAAACCCTCGACGATCCTGAGCCCGGTGCCGGTGACCATGGTCACCTGCGCAGATTCCCGCGGCGCGCCCAACATCATCACCATCGCCTGGACCGGCACAGTCAACTCGGACCCGCCCATGGTGTCCATATCGGTGAGGCCGGAGCGCTATTCCCACGGCCTCATCGTTGAGCAAAGGCAGTTCGTGATCAACCTGGTGACGCGGGGCCTCGTGCGGGCCGCCGACTTCTGCGGCGTCAAATCGGGGAGGACCGTGGACAAGTTCAAAGCCCTGAAGCTCACGGCCGAGCCCGCGTCAGTCGTCCAGGTTCCGATCATCGCGGAGAGCCCCGTCAACATCGAGTGCGAGGTGGCGGATATCATCCCCCTTGGGTCCCACGACCTCTTCCTCGCCCGGGTCGTGGCGGTCAACGTGGATGAGACACTCATTGATCAAAAGGGCAAACTCTGCATGGAACGAGCGGGACTGGCCTGCTACAACCATGGCGACTACTGCGGCCTGGGACGGCCCATGGGCTATTTCGGGTACAGCGTGCGGAGAAGGAAAAAGCTGAAGAGGAACAAATGA